One Punica granatum isolate Tunisia-2019 chromosome 3, ASM765513v2, whole genome shotgun sequence genomic window carries:
- the LOC116201444 gene encoding agamous-like MADS-box protein MADS4 has product MGRGRVELKRIENKINRQVTFAKRRNGLLKKAYELSVLCDAEVALIIFSTRGKLYEFCSSSSMLKTLERYQKCNYGAPEPNTMSAQEALELSSQQEYLKLKAKYEALQRTQRNLMGEDLGPLSTKELESLERQLDASLKQIRSTRTQSMLNQLTELQRKEHLLNEANRTLKHRLMEGYQLQMNPAGAEDHQQHQHHMAYGVHHHQSPHQPPGNGAFFHPLDCEPTLQIGYQHDPGSVVTAAGPSSATNFMPGWLP; this is encoded by the exons ATGGGGAGAGGAAGGGTGGAGCTGAAGAGGATAGAGAACAAGATCAACAGGCAGGTGACCTTCGCCAAGCGGCGGAACGGTCTCCTCAAGAAAGCTTACGAGCTCTCCGTGCTTTGCGATGCCGAGGTTGCCCTCATCATCTTCTCCACTAGAGGAAAGCTGTACGAGTTCTGCAGCTCCTCCAG CATGCTCAAGACCTTGGAGAGGTATCAGAAATGTAACTATGGAGCGCCGGAGCCTAACACCATGTCAGCTCAGGAAGCCCTG GAACTAAGCAGTCAGCAGGAGTATCTGAAGCTTAAGGCGAAATACGAAGCCCTGCAGCGGACCCAAAG GAATCTTATGGGAGAAGATTTAGGCCCTCTGAGCACGAAAGAGCTCGAGTCGCTCGAGAGGCAGCTAGATGCTTCATTGAAGCAGATCCGCTCCACCCGG ACTCAGTCGATGTTAAATCAGCTCACTGAACTCCAGCGCAAG GAACACCTACTCAACGAGGCAAACCGGACTTTGAAGCACCGG TTGATGGAAGGGTACCAGCTCCAGATGAATCCTGCGGGGGCAGAAGATCATCAGCAACACCAACATCATATGGCTTATGGCGTGCATCATCATCAGTCCCCGCATCAACCTCCCGGCAATGGCGCCTTCTTTCACCCCTTAGACTGTGAACCTACTCTGCAGATTGG GTATCAGCATGATCCCGGATCAGTAGTAACGGCAGCAGGTCCGTCTAGTGCTACTAATTTCATGCCAGGATGGTTGCCCTGA